From a single Terriglobales bacterium genomic region:
- a CDS encoding VOC family protein: MNMINGMHALIYTREADAVRRFFKDALKFPTVDAGHGWLLFALPPAEMGIHPTEKREGSYDLYLMCDNIEKTVADLTKKGAKFPRGITTAGWGRVTAIELPGGLEMGLYEPRHPVAIGLGAKPAKAAAPAKKKAAKHVAKRKSKKR, encoded by the coding sequence ATGAACATGATCAACGGCATGCACGCGCTCATCTACACCCGCGAGGCCGACGCGGTCCGCCGCTTCTTCAAGGACGCGCTCAAGTTCCCCACCGTCGACGCCGGCCACGGGTGGCTGCTGTTCGCGCTGCCGCCCGCCGAGATGGGCATCCACCCCACCGAGAAGCGCGAGGGCTCCTACGACCTGTATCTCATGTGCGACAACATCGAGAAGACCGTCGCCGACCTGACCAAGAAGGGCGCGAAGTTCCCGCGCGGCATCACCACCGCCGGCTGGGGACGCGTCACCGCCATCGAACTGCCCGGCGGCCTCGAGATGGGCCTCTACGAGCCGCGGCACCCGGTCGCCATCGGCCTGGGCGCGAAGCCGGCGAAGGCCGCCGCGCCCGCAAAGAAGAAAGCCGCCAAGCACGTGGCGAAGAGGAAGTCGAAGAAGCGCTAG